From Struthio camelus isolate bStrCam1 chromosome 21, bStrCam1.hap1, whole genome shotgun sequence, one genomic window encodes:
- the CFAP74 gene encoding cilia- and flagella-associated protein 74 isoform X9 produces the protein MGNKDPSKGAGDESDSSMENLEQYLDNIDNVQNMKYADRIHILTQCGNLKQLNDIAKEKEHAVQKNRYEVWTVEAEQGKSGSFHKQLEKDEEKLEMQYEKQAELRIWREKIAALQAEQNQQAREKREEEAQKEYEKKRKEMLEDVQRNHGKAVHFLRKTMTRIHEENAKEELKTQEHMERRMQAVLSLKNSITSNRENLRALQIGKKTRRAFEAKKQMKMREALLAEGGNVAKELFLHKRLLEYEKEKQAFREQQKSRRIEIVAQILQENVYFHKQKNSQSWTKEVKRGGKLEDSLLWRMKTWEYIEKTCKYSAAAMPQSWCSPSTCSSADERNTSLCEFSHKVCHDVFCERQEDEKEGDKPQAEPEFPGLWNRESDLHKIPKEETESKQLAARILKKEIFKKKTGKLRTGIIHKQIASGHECEGCPFYSKPNLIHFKDFDVGKIYKKKIVLTNASYGVNFCRLVGISEWLKDFISIHFDPPGQMAAGMSCEVGVTFKPVINETLEGEITFMAQTGSFSVPLKCTNKKCILALDKELIDFGTHVVGERISRTVTLTNCGALGTRFKVQMSAGDSSVSRAIAKSSPGRMISQQFSDSVSEEKVSNCPVKSVLEKKDQTCHDRSEEMTHCAPQVEQQSTETSLSSSSTEQLSRDALNSKSDLEADDAENLVEPSPEETPIEIMLGKVTEGEIGPFNSVKLQIIFIPAVPGDVRAEFVIMFDNSPCKPLYFSAVGVSIDVPVWVPNPNIDLKICMYDRLYQDCIVIQSRAKAALRLKFEVCKELSKHMDLLPKTGYIQAQSSFSVQLKFLPRHSLPEDAGSYFDEETRVLEVPMTILIADKTKPVNFTVHAIVTTSDLEISPAEINFGYCTIYEAVQTNVTLTNKSILPQEFGFVGLPEFVEVQPNDGLGILLPLESLTLDIIFKANKAKEYDFKLTCKSEINRQFKLSCKAVGVHPPLELSHSLVQFAATALNGVSTATLYVINSHVSVNHCSHAVPRIGNGEIAHVGPTSFEFHVPEDCPVTITPSVGTVLPGKKSLIQVSFRPTLSDQLIREEAIGLCRAAVTRAEIQTKKKDEKREMKKLSISFIRQQSSRQLARDGGSKNLTSVYSSEQPKSKEIKPNSEAYMAAHIFLMRNFRGRFERYIIPCFVASGDTDGKRNSEDLSCSPYNTLYLELHCPAVAPSVVVTSDNGKNTVNFGDVAIGHRRIKQITIQNISPEQLELGFSILNPNGPFLLVRPVGTLHPGEDKTLIISFCPNENKWFFETLDIWTVKTNLTLSITGRGVMPSIACSVEEVLNMGYVIAKEKATSTFKIQNTSALNLRYSIQLDSLSSTKEKDQQRLPSFMTSSLQRTDFVGTQNYNGLSVFSIFPIEGEILAGKSQDFIVTFSPDHESLYYSDRLKVVLFGKEVAHVIHLKGAARYHPMFVEGGIPLDVPIESLAVTLPVSSQQAAKGELQEPVKSILLVLEYIEEESSIVPAMTELKVGAIRTAQFASKKNVEFSFDNLPLLQQKGFTIESAKGTVERGQIKCISVSWVPPADFHADSPLIVTTLLTLKGDIKEAYRIFFMAKVASACTPTK, from the exons atatgagGTATGGACAGTAGAAGCTGAGCAGGGAAAATCTGGAAGCTTCCATAAGCAACTTGAAAAAGATGAAGAGAAGCTGGAGATGCAATatgaaaaacaagcagaattgcggatttggagggaaaaaatagcTGCTCTGCAAGCAGAACAAAATCAACAGGCTAGAGAAAA aagagaagaggaagcccagaaagaatatgaaaaaaagcgTAAAGAAATGCTTGAAGATGTCCAAAGGAACCATGGAAAAGCAGTCCACTTCCTGAGAAAAACCATGACAAG AATTCATGAGGAGAATGCAAAAGAAGAACTGAAGACTCAAGAGCATATGGAGAGAAGGATGCAAGCTGTGCTTTCCCTGAAAAACAGCATAACTTCCAACAGG GAAAACCTCCGAGCTCTCcagatagggaaaaaaacaaggaggGCCTTTGAGgcaaaaaaacagatgaaaatgagGGAGGCTCTCCTAGCAGAAGGAGGCAATGTTGCCAAGGAACTTTTTCTACATAAACGACTGCTAGagtatgaaaaagagaaaca AGCTTTTAGAGAACAGCAAAAATCTAGAAGAATTGAAATTGTAGCTCaaattttgcaagaaaatgtttattttcacaagCAGAAAAATAGTCAATCCTGGACTAAGGAAGTTAAGAGGGGTGGTAAACTTGAGGATTCTTTACTGTGGAGGATGAAAACATGGGAATATATTGAGAAGACCTGCAAATATTCAGCTGCAGCAATGCCACAG TCATGGTGCTCTCCATCAACTTGCTCCTCAGCTGATGAGAGAAATACTTCTTTATGTGAATTTTCCCATAAAGTATGTCATGATGTGTTCTGTGAAAGGCAAGAGGATGAGAAGGAGGGGGACAAGCCTCAAGCTGAACCAGAATTCCCAGGACTTTGGAATCGAGAAAGTGACTTGCACAAG ATAcccaaagaagaaacagaatcaaAGCAGTTGGCTGCAAGGATATTGAAAAAagagattttcaagaaaaaaacaggaaaactccGAACTGGAATTATTCACAAGCAAATAGCGTCTGGTCATGAATGTGAGGGATGCCCTTTTTATAGTAAACCAAATCTCATTCATTTCAAG GATTTTGATGTTGGTAAAATCTACAAAAAGAAGATAGTTTTGACAAATGCATCCTACGGTGTTAACTTCTGCAGACTAGTAGGAATCAGTGAATGGCTCAAGGACTTCATCAGTATTCA TTTTGACCCACCTGGTCAAATGGCTGCTGGAATGTCCTGTGAAGTAGGGGTAACATTTAAGCCAGTG ATAAATGAAACTCTGGAAGGAGAAATCACATTTATGGCACAGACAGGTTCTTTTTCTGTTCCATTGAAATGCACAAACAAGAAATGCATT CTGGCACTAGATAAAGAGCTCATTGACTTTGGCACTCATGTTGTGGGAGAGAGAATTTCACGGACTGTCACACTGACAAACTGTGGAGCTTTGGGAACAAGATTCAAGGTTCAGATGTCAGCAGGTGACAGTAGTGTAAGCAGAGCAATAGCAAAATCTTCTCCTGGAAGAATG ATTAGTCAACAGTTCAGTGACTCTGTCTCTGAAGAGAAAGTCAGTAATTGTCCTGTGAAATCTGTGCTTGAGAAAAAGGATCAAACTTGTCATGACCGTAGTGAAGAAATGACTCATTGTGCACCTCAGGtggagcagcagagcacagagacAAGCCTGAGCAGTAGCTCTACAG aacagCTTAGTCGAGATGCATTGAACTCCAAATCAGATCTAGAAGCAGATGATGCAGAGAACTTAGTGGAACCCTCTCCTGAAGAAACACCAATTGAAATTATGCTGGGCAAG gttactgAAGGTGAAATTGGACCCTTCAACTCAGTCAAACTTCAGATTATTTTTATCCCAGCTGTCCCTGGGGATGTAAGGGCAGAGTTTGTGATTATGTTTGACAACTCACCCTGCAAACCA CTGTACTTTAGTGCCGTTGGAGTTTCTATTGATGTGCCAGTTTGGGTGCCCAATCCAAACATCGATTTAAAGATCTGTATGTATGACCGACTTTATCAGGATTGCATTGTCATTCAAAGCAG AGCAAAAGCTGCACTGCGTTTGAAGTTTGAAGTATGCAAAGAATTGAGTAAGCATATGGATCTTCTTCCAAAAACAGGTTACATTCAAGCTCAGTCATCCTTCAGTGTGCAGCTGAAGTTTCTGCCCAG GCACTCTCTTCCTGAAGATGCAGGGAGCTATTTTGATGAGGAGACGAGAGTTCTGGAAGTTCCAATGACAATACTGATTGCAGATAAG ACTAAACCTGTTAATTTTACTGTCCATGCAATTGTTACTACTTCTGATTTGGAAATTAGTCCAGCAGAAATAAATTTTGGATACTGCACAATCTATGAAGCTGTGCAGACAAATGTCACACTAACAAACAAATCCATCTTGCCACAAGAGTTTGGATTTGTGGGACTTCCAGAG tttgttGAAGTTCAGCCCAATGATGGACTGGGAATTCTTCTTCCCCTGGAAAGCCTGACATTGGACATAATCTTTAAAGCCAACAAGGCAAAAGAATACGACTTTAAACTAACCTGCAAGTCAGAGATTAATAG acaATTCAAGCTGTCATGCAAAGCAGTTGGAGTCCACCCACCTCTTGAATTGTCTCATTCCTTAGTTCAGTTTGCTGCAACAGCTTTAAATGGTGTATCTACAGCAACACTGTATGTGATAAATTCCCATGTAAGTGTCAACCACTGTAGTCATGCTGTCCCAAGAATTGGCAATGGGGAAATTGCCCACGTTGGACCCACGTCCTTTGAATTCCATGTGCCTGAAGACTGTCCTGTGACAATTACGCCTTCTGTTGGGACTGTTTTACCTGGGAAG AAAAGCTTGATTCAAGTGTCCTTCAGACCAACATTGTCAGATCAGCTAATCAGAGAAGAGGCAATTGGGctttgcagagcagctgtgacAAGGGCAGAAATACAA AcaaagaagaaagatgagaagagagaaatgaagaagTTAAGCATTTCCTTTATCAGACAGCAGTCCTCCAGACAGCTTGCAAGAGACGGAGGCAGTAAAAATCTGACTTCTGTATATAGTTCTGAACAACCAAAATCCAAAGAGATAAAACCTAA TTCTGAAGCTTATATGGCAGCCCATATTTTCCTGATGAGGAATTTCAGAGGGAGGTTTGAAAGATACATCATACCCTGCTTTGTTGCAAGTGGAGATACTGATGGAAAGAGAAACTCTGAAGATCTAAGCTGCAG CCCTTATAATACCTTGTATCTGGAGCTGCACTGTCCAGCTGTAGCACCGTCTGTTGTGGTCACTTCAGATAATGGAAAAAACACGGTCAATTTTGGTGATGTTGCAATAG GCCACAGAAGAATTAAGCAAATTACAATACAAAATATCTCCCCAGAGCAGCTGGAA CTCGGATTCTCAATTTTGAATCCCAATGGTCCCTTCCTGTTGGTCAGACCAGTTGGAACACTTCATCCAGGGGAAGATAAAACTCTTATCATCTCTTTTTGCCCAAATGAGAATAAATGG TTTTTTGAAACATTGGACATCTGGACTGTAAAAACCAATCTAACTCTAAGCATCACTGGTCGCGGGGTGATGCCATCAATTGCCTGCTCTGTGGAAGAAGTACTCAATATGGGATATGTCATAGCCAAAGAGAAAGCAACTTCCACATTCAAG ATACAGAACACTTCCGCACTGAACCTGAGATACTCTATACAACTGGATTCACTTTcttcaacaaaggaaaaagatcagCAGAGACTTCCCTCCTTCATGACATCCTCTTTGCAAAGAACAGACTTTGTTG GAACACAGAACTATAATGGTTTAAGTGTGTTCAGCATCTTTCCAATAGAAGGAGAAATTCTTGCTGGGAAGAGCCAGGATTTTATTGTCACTTTCAGCCCTGACCATGAAAGTCTATACTATTCTGACCGTCTCAAGGTTGTGCTCTTTGGCAAG GAAGTAGCCCATGTGATCCACTTAAAGGGTGCAGCAAGATATCATCCAATGTTTGTGGAAGGGGGAATTCCACTTGATGTGCCCATAGAGTCTTTGGCTGTAACATTACCTGTGTCATCGCAGCAAGCAGCAAAAGGAG AGCTGCAAGAACCGGTAAAGTCCATCCTCCTGGTCTTGGAGTACATTGAGGAAGAGAGTTCTATAGTGCCAGCAATGACAGAACTGAAAGTTGGAGCTATACGGACAGCTCAGTTTGCATCCAAGAAG AATGTGGAGTTCAGTTTTGATAACCTGccgcttctgcagcagaagggatTCACCATTGAATCGGCAAAGGGAACAGTTGAACGTGGTCAAATAAAATGCATCAGTGTTTCTTGGGTGCCACCTGCTGACTTTCAT GCTGATAGCCCTCTGATTGTGACAACCTTACTGACATTAAAAGGTGACATTAAGGAAGCTTATCGAATCTTCTTCATGGCAAAAGTTGCATCTGCATGTACTCCCACTAAGTAA
- the CFAP74 gene encoding cilia- and flagella-associated protein 74 isoform X3, with product MEDAKFSDSGEEEQKTLLPFLEQEEKEDRASQFSNMKDHQEEHKLEESGDGGKMGNKDPSKGAGDESDSSMENLEQYLDNIDNVQNMKYADRIHILTQCGNLKQLNDIAKEKEHAVQKNRYEVWTVEAEQGKSGSFHKQLEKDEEKLEMQYEKQAELRIWREKIAALQAEQNQQAREKREEEAQKEYEKKRKEMLEDVQRNHGKAVHFLRKTMTRIHEENAKEELKTQEHMERRMQAVLSLKNSITSNRENLRALQIGKKTRRAFEAKKQMKMREALLAEGGNVAKELFLHKRLLEYEKEKQAFREQQKSRRIEIVAQILQENVYFHKQKNSQSWTKEVKRGGKLEDSLLWRMKTWEYIEKTCKYSAAAMPQSWCSPSTCSSADERNTSLCEFSHKVCHDVFCERQEDEKEGDKPQAEPEFPGLWNRESDLHKIPKEETESKQLAARILKKEIFKKKTGKLRTGIIHKQIASGHECEGCPFYSKPNLIHFKDFDVGKIYKKKIVLTNASYGVNFCRLVGISEWLKDFISIHFDPPGQMAAGMSCEVGVTFKPVINETLEGEITFMAQTGSFSVPLKCTNKKCILALDKELIDFGTHVVGERISRTVTLTNCGALGTRFKVQMSAGDSSVSRAIAKSSPGRMISQQFSDSVSEEKVSNCPVKSVLEKKDQTCHDRSEEMTHCAPQVEQQSTETSLSSSSTEQLSRDALNSKSDLEADDAENLVEPSPEETPIEIMLGKVTEGEIGPFNSVKLQIIFIPAVPGDVRAEFVIMFDNSPCKPLYFSAVGVSIDVPVWVPNPNIDLKICMYDRLYQDCIVIQSRAKAALRLKFEVCKELSKHMDLLPKTGYIQAQSSFSVQLKFLPRHSLPEDAGSYFDEETRVLEVPMTILIADKTKPVNFTVHAIVTTSDLEISPAEINFGYCTIYEAVQTNVTLTNKSILPQEFGFVGLPEFVEVQPNDGLGILLPLESLTLDIIFKANKAKEYDFKLTCKSEINRQFKLSCKAVGVHPPLELSHSLVQFAATALNGVSTATLYVINSHVSVNHCSHAVPRIGNGEIAHVGPTSFEFHVPEDCPVTITPSVGTVLPGKKSLIQVSFRPTLSDQLIREEAIGLCRAAVTRAEIQTKKKDEKREMKKLSISFIRQQSSRQLARDGGSKNLTSVYSSEQPKSKEIKPNSEAYMAAHIFLMRNFRGRFERYIIPCFVASGDTDGKRNSEDLSCSPYNTLYLELHCPAVAPSVVVTSDNGKNTVNFGDVAIGHRRIKQITIQNISPEQLELGFSILNPNGPFLLVRPVGTLHPGEDKTLIISFCPNENKWFFETLDIWTVKTNLTLSITGRGVMPSIACSVEEVLNMGYVIAKEKATSTFKIQNTSALNLRYSIQLDSLSSTKEKDQQRLPSFMTSSLQRTDFVGTQNYNGLSVFSIFPIEGEILAGKSQDFIVTFSPDHESLYYSDRLKVVLFGKEVAHVIHLKGAARYHPMFVEGGIPLDVPIESLAVTLPVSSQQAAKGELQEPVKSILLVLEYIEEESSIVPAMTELKVGAIRTAQFASKKNVEFSFDNLPLLQQKGFTIESAKGTVERGQIKCISVSWVPPADFHADSPLIVTTLLTLKGDIKEAYRIFFMAKVASACTPTK from the exons atatgagGTATGGACAGTAGAAGCTGAGCAGGGAAAATCTGGAAGCTTCCATAAGCAACTTGAAAAAGATGAAGAGAAGCTGGAGATGCAATatgaaaaacaagcagaattgcggatttggagggaaaaaatagcTGCTCTGCAAGCAGAACAAAATCAACAGGCTAGAGAAAA aagagaagaggaagcccagaaagaatatgaaaaaaagcgTAAAGAAATGCTTGAAGATGTCCAAAGGAACCATGGAAAAGCAGTCCACTTCCTGAGAAAAACCATGACAAG AATTCATGAGGAGAATGCAAAAGAAGAACTGAAGACTCAAGAGCATATGGAGAGAAGGATGCAAGCTGTGCTTTCCCTGAAAAACAGCATAACTTCCAACAGG GAAAACCTCCGAGCTCTCcagatagggaaaaaaacaaggaggGCCTTTGAGgcaaaaaaacagatgaaaatgagGGAGGCTCTCCTAGCAGAAGGAGGCAATGTTGCCAAGGAACTTTTTCTACATAAACGACTGCTAGagtatgaaaaagagaaaca AGCTTTTAGAGAACAGCAAAAATCTAGAAGAATTGAAATTGTAGCTCaaattttgcaagaaaatgtttattttcacaagCAGAAAAATAGTCAATCCTGGACTAAGGAAGTTAAGAGGGGTGGTAAACTTGAGGATTCTTTACTGTGGAGGATGAAAACATGGGAATATATTGAGAAGACCTGCAAATATTCAGCTGCAGCAATGCCACAG TCATGGTGCTCTCCATCAACTTGCTCCTCAGCTGATGAGAGAAATACTTCTTTATGTGAATTTTCCCATAAAGTATGTCATGATGTGTTCTGTGAAAGGCAAGAGGATGAGAAGGAGGGGGACAAGCCTCAAGCTGAACCAGAATTCCCAGGACTTTGGAATCGAGAAAGTGACTTGCACAAG ATAcccaaagaagaaacagaatcaaAGCAGTTGGCTGCAAGGATATTGAAAAAagagattttcaagaaaaaaacaggaaaactccGAACTGGAATTATTCACAAGCAAATAGCGTCTGGTCATGAATGTGAGGGATGCCCTTTTTATAGTAAACCAAATCTCATTCATTTCAAG GATTTTGATGTTGGTAAAATCTACAAAAAGAAGATAGTTTTGACAAATGCATCCTACGGTGTTAACTTCTGCAGACTAGTAGGAATCAGTGAATGGCTCAAGGACTTCATCAGTATTCA TTTTGACCCACCTGGTCAAATGGCTGCTGGAATGTCCTGTGAAGTAGGGGTAACATTTAAGCCAGTG ATAAATGAAACTCTGGAAGGAGAAATCACATTTATGGCACAGACAGGTTCTTTTTCTGTTCCATTGAAATGCACAAACAAGAAATGCATT CTGGCACTAGATAAAGAGCTCATTGACTTTGGCACTCATGTTGTGGGAGAGAGAATTTCACGGACTGTCACACTGACAAACTGTGGAGCTTTGGGAACAAGATTCAAGGTTCAGATGTCAGCAGGTGACAGTAGTGTAAGCAGAGCAATAGCAAAATCTTCTCCTGGAAGAATG ATTAGTCAACAGTTCAGTGACTCTGTCTCTGAAGAGAAAGTCAGTAATTGTCCTGTGAAATCTGTGCTTGAGAAAAAGGATCAAACTTGTCATGACCGTAGTGAAGAAATGACTCATTGTGCACCTCAGGtggagcagcagagcacagagacAAGCCTGAGCAGTAGCTCTACAG aacagCTTAGTCGAGATGCATTGAACTCCAAATCAGATCTAGAAGCAGATGATGCAGAGAACTTAGTGGAACCCTCTCCTGAAGAAACACCAATTGAAATTATGCTGGGCAAG gttactgAAGGTGAAATTGGACCCTTCAACTCAGTCAAACTTCAGATTATTTTTATCCCAGCTGTCCCTGGGGATGTAAGGGCAGAGTTTGTGATTATGTTTGACAACTCACCCTGCAAACCA CTGTACTTTAGTGCCGTTGGAGTTTCTATTGATGTGCCAGTTTGGGTGCCCAATCCAAACATCGATTTAAAGATCTGTATGTATGACCGACTTTATCAGGATTGCATTGTCATTCAAAGCAG AGCAAAAGCTGCACTGCGTTTGAAGTTTGAAGTATGCAAAGAATTGAGTAAGCATATGGATCTTCTTCCAAAAACAGGTTACATTCAAGCTCAGTCATCCTTCAGTGTGCAGCTGAAGTTTCTGCCCAG GCACTCTCTTCCTGAAGATGCAGGGAGCTATTTTGATGAGGAGACGAGAGTTCTGGAAGTTCCAATGACAATACTGATTGCAGATAAG ACTAAACCTGTTAATTTTACTGTCCATGCAATTGTTACTACTTCTGATTTGGAAATTAGTCCAGCAGAAATAAATTTTGGATACTGCACAATCTATGAAGCTGTGCAGACAAATGTCACACTAACAAACAAATCCATCTTGCCACAAGAGTTTGGATTTGTGGGACTTCCAGAG tttgttGAAGTTCAGCCCAATGATGGACTGGGAATTCTTCTTCCCCTGGAAAGCCTGACATTGGACATAATCTTTAAAGCCAACAAGGCAAAAGAATACGACTTTAAACTAACCTGCAAGTCAGAGATTAATAG acaATTCAAGCTGTCATGCAAAGCAGTTGGAGTCCACCCACCTCTTGAATTGTCTCATTCCTTAGTTCAGTTTGCTGCAACAGCTTTAAATGGTGTATCTACAGCAACACTGTATGTGATAAATTCCCATGTAAGTGTCAACCACTGTAGTCATGCTGTCCCAAGAATTGGCAATGGGGAAATTGCCCACGTTGGACCCACGTCCTTTGAATTCCATGTGCCTGAAGACTGTCCTGTGACAATTACGCCTTCTGTTGGGACTGTTTTACCTGGGAAG AAAAGCTTGATTCAAGTGTCCTTCAGACCAACATTGTCAGATCAGCTAATCAGAGAAGAGGCAATTGGGctttgcagagcagctgtgacAAGGGCAGAAATACAA AcaaagaagaaagatgagaagagagaaatgaagaagTTAAGCATTTCCTTTATCAGACAGCAGTCCTCCAGACAGCTTGCAAGAGACGGAGGCAGTAAAAATCTGACTTCTGTATATAGTTCTGAACAACCAAAATCCAAAGAGATAAAACCTAA TTCTGAAGCTTATATGGCAGCCCATATTTTCCTGATGAGGAATTTCAGAGGGAGGTTTGAAAGATACATCATACCCTGCTTTGTTGCAAGTGGAGATACTGATGGAAAGAGAAACTCTGAAGATCTAAGCTGCAG CCCTTATAATACCTTGTATCTGGAGCTGCACTGTCCAGCTGTAGCACCGTCTGTTGTGGTCACTTCAGATAATGGAAAAAACACGGTCAATTTTGGTGATGTTGCAATAG GCCACAGAAGAATTAAGCAAATTACAATACAAAATATCTCCCCAGAGCAGCTGGAA CTCGGATTCTCAATTTTGAATCCCAATGGTCCCTTCCTGTTGGTCAGACCAGTTGGAACACTTCATCCAGGGGAAGATAAAACTCTTATCATCTCTTTTTGCCCAAATGAGAATAAATGG TTTTTTGAAACATTGGACATCTGGACTGTAAAAACCAATCTAACTCTAAGCATCACTGGTCGCGGGGTGATGCCATCAATTGCCTGCTCTGTGGAAGAAGTACTCAATATGGGATATGTCATAGCCAAAGAGAAAGCAACTTCCACATTCAAG ATACAGAACACTTCCGCACTGAACCTGAGATACTCTATACAACTGGATTCACTTTcttcaacaaaggaaaaagatcagCAGAGACTTCCCTCCTTCATGACATCCTCTTTGCAAAGAACAGACTTTGTTG GAACACAGAACTATAATGGTTTAAGTGTGTTCAGCATCTTTCCAATAGAAGGAGAAATTCTTGCTGGGAAGAGCCAGGATTTTATTGTCACTTTCAGCCCTGACCATGAAAGTCTATACTATTCTGACCGTCTCAAGGTTGTGCTCTTTGGCAAG GAAGTAGCCCATGTGATCCACTTAAAGGGTGCAGCAAGATATCATCCAATGTTTGTGGAAGGGGGAATTCCACTTGATGTGCCCATAGAGTCTTTGGCTGTAACATTACCTGTGTCATCGCAGCAAGCAGCAAAAGGAG AGCTGCAAGAACCGGTAAAGTCCATCCTCCTGGTCTTGGAGTACATTGAGGAAGAGAGTTCTATAGTGCCAGCAATGACAGAACTGAAAGTTGGAGCTATACGGACAGCTCAGTTTGCATCCAAGAAG AATGTGGAGTTCAGTTTTGATAACCTGccgcttctgcagcagaagggatTCACCATTGAATCGGCAAAGGGAACAGTTGAACGTGGTCAAATAAAATGCATCAGTGTTTCTTGGGTGCCACCTGCTGACTTTCAT GCTGATAGCCCTCTGATTGTGACAACCTTACTGACATTAAAAGGTGACATTAAGGAAGCTTATCGAATCTTCTTCATGGCAAAAGTTGCATCTGCATGTACTCCCACTAAGTAA